One genomic window of Candidatus Thermoplasmatota archaeon includes the following:
- a CDS encoding winged helix-turn-helix transcriptional regulator: MLAHKLLAKEDVLDNELRGRIMEHLYEKPGSYLGKISRELAVPTSTLKYHLNILRSFDYVSAVRKGRCRHYFPKRRRFSDAEKRMYAAIEHGPTRRIVEIVRARPGISQSGLVEATGLSQSTVAWHMAKLEEMGLIASERNAVKEYRLRRDFAHVLRELEKPLEERTPIPTDEALAAEPPAPSPPGFSF; the protein is encoded by the coding sequence ATGCTGGCACACAAGCTCCTCGCGAAGGAGGACGTCCTCGACAACGAGCTTCGCGGGCGTATCATGGAGCACCTCTACGAAAAGCCCGGGAGCTACCTCGGCAAGATCTCCCGCGAGCTCGCCGTGCCCACAAGCACGCTGAAGTATCACCTCAACATCCTGCGGAGCTTCGACTACGTGAGCGCCGTCCGCAAGGGTCGATGCCGACATTACTTCCCGAAGCGCCGACGATTCAGCGACGCCGAGAAGCGGATGTACGCGGCGATCGAGCACGGTCCGACGCGGCGCATCGTGGAGATCGTGCGCGCGAGGCCGGGCATCTCGCAGAGCGGCCTCGTCGAGGCGACCGGGCTCTCGCAGAGCACGGTGGCCTGGCACATGGCGAAGCTCGAGGAGATGGGTCTCATCGCAAGCGAGCGCAACGCGGTGAAGGAGTACCGGCTGCGCCGGGATTTCGCGCACGTCCTCCGCGAGCTCGAGAAGCCCCTCGAGGAGCGCACGCCGATCCCGACCGACGAGGCGCTCGCCGCCGAGCCGCCGGCACCTTCGCCGCCCGGCTTCTCGTTCTGA